In the genome of Dermacentor variabilis isolate Ectoservices chromosome 5, ASM5094787v1, whole genome shotgun sequence, one region contains:
- the LOC142581888 gene encoding helix-loop-helix protein 1-like — translation MFVCAQQPCPNRRCCGGSASPACPDHQALTSLSREDRRRRRRATQKYRLAHATRERIRVEAFNVAFAQLRRLLPTLPPDKKLSKIEILRLAICYISYLNHVLDV, via the coding sequence ATGTTCGTGTGCGCCCAGCAGCCGTGTCCTAACCGGCGCTGCTGCGGCGGTTCGGCGAGCCCGGCGTGTCCCGACCACCAGGCACTGACGTCGCTCAGCCGCGAGGACCGGCGCCGGAGACGCCGGGCCACGCAGAAGTACCGGCTGGCGCACGCCACCCGGGAGCGCATCCGCGTCGAGGCCTTCAACGTGGCGTTCGCGcagctgcggcggctgctgcccACCCTGCCGCCCGACAAGAAGCTGTCCAAGATAGAGATCCTGCGCCTGGCCATCTGCTACATCTCCTACCTCAACCACGTGCTAGACGTCTGA